Proteins found in one Brachyspira murdochii DSM 12563 genomic segment:
- the hisS gene encoding histidine--tRNA ligase: MLDIKKPRGTNDFFYDSSKRLEFIESKIKDIVKLYGYGRIRTPLFEYTDLFTRGIGEGTDIVGKEMFTFEDRGGRSLTLRPEGTASVARAYVENSMQNEFAINKLFYLGTMYRAERPQKGRYREFNQFGVECIGGTSPLIDAEIILLNINVLKEFGIDNVNLLINTVGCSKCKPSYNNALKEAIGSRKDELCETCQKRYEGNILRILDCKNEKCKETIKDIPKFYDYVCDECKEHFDKLCDELTRIGQNFTVDHMLVRGLDYYTKTAFEVQTNALGAQSAILGGGRYDNLIGLFNNGKDVPAVGSAMGIERLLLVLESQNNIITDRLDVFIVAFKETENNVLKVMQTLRANNISCDYDFACKSVKSQFKSANKRNAKYALVLGEDELKREMCKLKNMDTGEEKEVSLNDIHSNIK; this comes from the coding sequence ATGTTAGATATAAAAAAACCAAGAGGAACTAATGATTTTTTCTATGATTCTTCCAAAAGATTGGAGTTTATAGAAAGTAAGATAAAAGATATAGTAAAACTTTACGGATACGGCAGAATAAGAACTCCTTTATTTGAATATACAGATCTTTTTACAAGAGGAATAGGTGAGGGCACTGATATTGTAGGAAAAGAGATGTTTACTTTTGAAGATAGGGGAGGACGTTCCCTAACTTTAAGACCTGAAGGCACAGCATCTGTAGCAAGAGCATATGTAGAAAACTCTATGCAAAATGAGTTTGCTATAAATAAATTATTTTATTTAGGTACTATGTACAGAGCAGAACGTCCGCAGAAAGGAAGATACAGAGAGTTTAATCAATTTGGTGTAGAATGTATAGGAGGAACTTCTCCTTTAATAGATGCTGAAATAATTCTTCTTAATATAAATGTATTAAAAGAGTTTGGAATTGATAATGTAAATCTTTTAATAAATACAGTAGGCTGTTCTAAATGCAAACCATCTTATAATAATGCTCTTAAAGAAGCTATAGGAAGCAGAAAAGATGAGCTTTGCGAAACCTGCCAAAAAAGATATGAAGGAAATATTTTAAGAATATTAGACTGCAAAAATGAGAAATGCAAAGAAACTATAAAAGATATACCAAAATTTTATGATTATGTATGCGATGAGTGTAAAGAGCATTTTGATAAATTATGCGATGAGCTTACTAGAATAGGTCAGAACTTTACAGTTGATCATATGCTTGTACGAGGACTTGATTATTATACAAAAACTGCTTTTGAGGTACAGACTAATGCATTAGGAGCTCAAAGTGCTATACTTGGCGGCGGAAGATATGATAATTTGATTGGTCTTTTTAATAATGGTAAAGATGTTCCTGCTGTAGGAAGTGCTATGGGTATTGAGAGGCTTTTGCTTGTACTTGAAAGTCAGAATAATATTATTACTGATAGGCTTGATGTTTTCATTGTTGCTTTTAAAGAAACTGAAAATAATGTTTTGAAAGTTATGCAGACATTAAGAGCTAATAATATAAGCTGTGATTATGATTTTGCTTGTAAGTCTGTAAAAAGTCAGTTTAAATCTGCAAATAAAAGAAATGCAAAATATGCTTTAGTTCTTGGAGAAGATGAGCTGAAAAGAGAAATGTGTAAATTAAAAAATATGGACACTGGCGAAGAGAAAGAAGTATCATTAAATGATATACATTCCAATATTAAATGA
- a CDS encoding DUF5674 family protein: MLGNFFPEMVKGVVDIEKKYLALDAELHSDLEALLIENGSSQRDLWGINIYPELEDFIEFDSLINIRPIYNNKTRYVEDENIRNDIINIINNIVKR; this comes from the coding sequence ATGCTAGGTAATTTTTTTCCAGAAATGGTCAAAGGTGTTGTTGATATAGAAAAAAAATATTTAGCATTAGATGCTGAACTTCATAGTGATTTAGAGGCTTTATTAATAGAAAATGGATCTTCTCAAAGAGATTTATGGGGAATTAATATATATCCAGAATTAGAAGATTTTATAGAATTTGATTCGCTTATCAATATACGCCCTATATATAATAATAAAACAAGATATGTTGAAGATGAGAATATTAGAAATGATATAATAAATATTATTAATAATATTGTAAAAAGATAG
- a CDS encoding type II 3-dehydroquinate dehydratase: MNILVINGPNTNMLGAAQTEIFGNTTLGNIEKKIKEAALGSAKVSFFQSNHEGAIIDRIHRAYDESTDYIIINAGAYANTSIAIRDAFLATNIPFVEVSMRNIYAAENYRAKSYLSDIALGVITGFGDNSYILALAHLLSIQKRNN; encoded by the coding sequence ATGAATATATTAGTTATCAACGGTCCTAATACAAATATGCTTGGTGCAGCACAAACTGAAATTTTTGGAAACACAACACTGGGAAATATTGAAAAAAAAATTAAAGAAGCAGCATTAGGCAGTGCTAAAGTATCATTCTTTCAGTCAAACCATGAAGGAGCTATAATAGACAGAATACATAGGGCTTATGACGAAAGTACGGACTACATTATTATAAATGCAGGAGCATATGCCAATACTTCTATAGCAATAAGAGATGCATTTCTTGCTACGAATATACCTTTTGTAGAAGTAAGTATGCGAAATATTTATGCAGCTGAAAATTATAGAGCTAAAAGTTATTTGTCTGATATAGCATTAGGAGTAATTACGGGTTTTGGAGATAATAGTTATATATTAGCTTTGGCTCATTTGCTGTCTATACAAAAAAGAAATAATTAA
- a CDS encoding M24 family metallopeptidase has translation MCKLTLNESGENKKFDYDSRLNRLLKLTKENLLITKNENIFYLTGFKGTAGWLLISGGKKYLFVDSRYSEHATKVTHKTTVILVATTYADALAEFCKENNIKEVYAAKSGLYLAEYEAIVSAMVNSSIKIGISKIDADVIRQVKEKAEIKIIKDNLNRAEKAMTKMLAFVKEGVTENELAAELEYQMRKEGGDKTAFDTILLFGDRTSLPHGVPSDRKLKLGDNILMDFGLSKDGYKSDITRTFFFGKGEHFEEMSKIYNIVRTAHLKAIEAVHSGVLGKEVDKAAREIIKSNGYGQYFGHGLGHSVGLEIHESPRLSPLVDHILDGGSIVTIEPGIYVPNLGGVRIENMVIVTKEGGVSMNNTPTDLIVL, from the coding sequence ATGTGTAAATTGACTTTAAATGAAAGCGGTGAAAACAAAAAATTTGATTATGATTCTAGGTTAAACAGATTATTAAAACTGACAAAAGAAAATTTGCTCATAACCAAAAATGAAAATATATTTTATCTAACAGGATTTAAAGGCACTGCAGGCTGGCTTCTTATTAGCGGCGGAAAAAAATATTTATTTGTAGATTCAAGATACTCTGAACATGCTACAAAAGTTACACATAAAACTACTGTTATACTTGTAGCAACTACATATGCTGATGCTTTAGCAGAGTTCTGCAAAGAAAATAATATAAAAGAAGTGTATGCTGCTAAAAGCGGACTTTATCTTGCTGAATATGAAGCTATAGTTTCGGCAATGGTTAATAGTTCTATAAAAATAGGAATAAGCAAAATAGATGCTGATGTCATAAGACAGGTAAAGGAAAAAGCAGAAATTAAAATAATAAAAGACAATTTAAATAGAGCTGAAAAAGCCATGACTAAAATGCTTGCTTTTGTAAAAGAAGGGGTAACAGAAAATGAACTTGCAGCTGAACTTGAATATCAAATGCGTAAGGAAGGCGGAGATAAAACTGCATTTGATACTATTTTGCTTTTTGGAGATAGAACTTCTCTTCCTCATGGGGTACCTTCAGATAGAAAATTAAAATTAGGCGACAATATACTTATGGATTTTGGTCTGTCAAAAGACGGATACAAAAGCGATATCACTAGAACATTTTTCTTTGGTAAGGGAGAGCATTTTGAAGAGATGAGCAAAATATACAATATAGTAAGAACAGCACATCTCAAAGCAATAGAAGCTGTACACTCTGGAGTATTAGGTAAAGAAGTTGATAAAGCAGCAAGAGAAATTATAAAAAGTAATGGATACGGACAATATTTCGGACATGGACTTGGTCATAGTGTTGGTCTTGAAATACATGAATCTCCTAGACTTTCACCATTAGTTGACCATATACTTGACGGAGGCTCTATTGTTACTATTGAACCCGGTATATATGTTCCTAATTTGGGTGGGGTTAGAATAGAAAATATGGTAATAGTTACAAAAGAAGGCGGAGTTTCTATGAACAATACCCCTACTGATCTTATAGTATTATAA
- the mltG gene encoding endolytic transglycosylase MltG — translation MKKLLIILIILAAIVSASSVAFIQYMISPVGGDSEKVYFEIKQGEGASTIAKKLELQGLIRNSKIFVAFAKYLKYDRKLLSGYYQVDRSMSMIDIMKHLNSGKQAMVRLTIAEGKNIYEIGAYLEAQGFTTKKEFLEVCHDKEILQKYNIPSDSVEGYIFPSTYYIVKGNPTKVLVTYMIDSLFKQFPDLEDRAKKIGRSVHEVLTMASIVEKEMGPLDDPKLISSVYYNRLNIDKRLEADPTTIYAMTLVKGDYIEKPNLKYADLRMEHPYNTYKNTGLPPGPICSAGAKAIEAALNPADTDYIFFVADGTGKHAFSVTYEEHVENINRYIFKR, via the coding sequence ATGAAAAAATTACTTATTATATTAATAATATTAGCTGCTATAGTATCAGCCTCATCTGTGGCATTTATACAATACATGATTAGCCCAGTAGGCGGTGATAGTGAGAAAGTATATTTTGAAATAAAGCAGGGAGAAGGTGCTTCTACAATAGCTAAAAAATTAGAGCTTCAGGGACTTATAAGAAATTCAAAAATATTTGTTGCTTTTGCTAAATATCTAAAATACGACAGAAAACTTTTAAGCGGATATTATCAGGTAGATAGAAGTATGAGTATGATAGATATTATGAAGCATCTTAACAGCGGTAAGCAGGCTATGGTGAGGCTTACTATTGCTGAAGGAAAAAATATTTATGAGATAGGTGCTTATCTTGAGGCTCAAGGATTTACTACAAAAAAAGAGTTTTTAGAAGTATGCCATGACAAAGAAATACTGCAAAAATACAATATTCCTTCCGACAGTGTTGAGGGATATATATTTCCTTCTACATACTATATAGTTAAAGGCAATCCTACAAAAGTATTAGTTACATATATGATAGATTCATTATTTAAACAGTTCCCAGATTTGGAAGACAGAGCCAAAAAAATAGGACGCAGTGTTCATGAAGTGCTTACTATGGCTTCTATAGTAGAAAAGGAAATGGGACCTTTAGATGATCCTAAACTTATATCTTCAGTATACTATAACAGATTAAATATTGATAAAAGACTTGAAGCAGATCCTACAACAATATATGCTATGACTTTGGTAAAAGGCGATTATATAGAAAAACCAAATCTTAAATATGCTGATCTTCGTATGGAGCATCCTTATAATACATATAAAAATACTGGACTTCCTCCGGGTCCTATATGTTCTGCTGGGGCTAAAGCTATAGAGGCTGCTTTAAATCCTGCGGATACGGATTATATTTTCTTTGTCGCTGACGGTACTGGTAAACATGCTTTTTCTGTTACTTATGAAGAGCATGTTGAAAATATTAACAGATATATTTTTAAGAGATAA
- a CDS encoding LPS-assembly protein LptD, whose product MRILLLLLFTFIFNVCLYAQDTNNQDTANNVNNNNVGESAIMQINKFDAKKNPISFINLVNFTPYYVLQEYARVNNIEIYPYDTESTLRARIIERQVNIKQEVIRDKDQIREVARNTINRGGAQVELIGADFAERYEIEEADEELISLYGNVTMRMYNNTLTADKVVYSLKTGEVFAAGNLKVESGETTLNGEWFMLNRENKKGVLFGGGTKFMSFTVDGRIIKFNDQDFFAENSSVSFSRLTPVAHDFLTSRVYLWDSKKMMVFNSVYRVGRQPVFYFPLFLQNYMGTGIISSFGESLREGVYIQNYKIFDLYGVQHKIRFDAYQKLGFLIGDEIRYTSQYQDLSLDAMFALGRQYYLLDSYITSSIGYGTRYVNYFASGEGGKFVPRYKFQYDHTIQLYSSQNINSYITGKLNLNSDLYFKSDFYNQRGQFDILTFFTSVTGDLQDIGDSYPEYYTENSVYVNNNIYGVNLKVGAEWDLQAVRNISVDVNTNFDYYMPKPYKLILPSVEASYSSVFGDETSYYFPGLNLNYSLRGSYNHTIDYKTSEGIAFYNNPMLDEQLNDKLAERNNLNLYGSLSRNFTNDFIRFVPSFNMEYSYQNSIDPTAEDLIYDKDNTYFGLGTGMNFSMFLPYSILPYNFTHYFEPTVRWDTTYSLNYRFKEKYIDTDAIGSQVGEFDNHNFTTKFTLGGTGYSLFFIPDLNLNLESSIRTGYDFIPTYNSETRTYQVEFSTNKMLTTEVGASARLLYNQSYISYDISRNLLGTNLTVNRINSYFHFPIPLGKITDWILIKNNKKPFFDGIINDFNLYFGFAFTHDFINYRYNTAAFTFGIELQILDQWRFRIATTSANEKAYRYIKSYAEKENETWVNPFWDIINSFNFSDSQKRTESLFKLKSIEASIWHELDGWQILATFAVRPSTLPSDITSGSVKGIYWDKEFWIEFTLTDFPNVGLPRKEYNLNSTITDLQDSAAAQ is encoded by the coding sequence ATGCGGATTTTACTTTTGCTTTTATTTACATTTATATTTAATGTATGTTTGTATGCCCAAGATACTAATAATCAAGATACTGCAAATAATGTAAATAACAATAATGTGGGCGAAAGTGCAATAATGCAGATAAATAAATTTGATGCTAAAAAAAATCCTATATCCTTTATAAATTTAGTAAACTTTACACCATATTATGTACTTCAGGAATATGCCAGAGTTAATAATATAGAGATCTATCCTTATGATACAGAATCTACTTTAAGAGCTAGAATTATAGAAAGACAGGTTAATATAAAACAGGAAGTTATAAGAGATAAAGATCAGATAAGGGAAGTAGCAAGAAATACTATAAACAGAGGAGGTGCTCAGGTAGAGCTTATAGGAGCAGACTTTGCTGAACGTTATGAGATAGAAGAGGCTGATGAGGAGCTTATATCTCTATACGGAAATGTTACTATGAGAATGTATAATAACACATTGACTGCAGATAAGGTTGTATATAGTTTGAAAACCGGAGAGGTATTCGCTGCTGGAAACTTAAAGGTAGAGTCTGGAGAAACTACTCTTAACGGCGAGTGGTTTATGCTCAACAGAGAGAATAAAAAAGGTGTTCTGTTTGGAGGCGGTACTAAATTTATGAGCTTTACTGTTGATGGACGTATAATAAAATTTAATGATCAGGATTTCTTTGCTGAAAACAGCAGTGTAAGCTTTTCACGTCTTACTCCAGTAGCCCATGACTTTTTAACAAGCAGGGTTTATCTTTGGGATAGCAAGAAGATGATGGTTTTTAATAGTGTTTATAGAGTGGGCAGGCAGCCTGTATTTTATTTTCCTCTATTTCTGCAGAACTACATGGGTACTGGCATAATATCTTCTTTCGGGGAATCTTTGAGAGAAGGTGTTTATATTCAAAATTATAAGATATTTGATTTATACGGGGTTCAGCATAAAATAAGATTTGATGCTTATCAAAAATTGGGTTTTCTTATAGGAGATGAAATAAGATATACTAGTCAGTATCAGGATTTGTCATTAGATGCTATGTTTGCATTAGGAAGACAGTATTATTTACTTGATTCTTATATTACTTCTAGTATAGGTTATGGTACTAGATATGTTAACTATTTTGCTTCAGGCGAAGGCGGTAAATTTGTACCCAGATATAAATTTCAGTATGATCATACTATTCAGTTATACAGCAGCCAAAATATTAATAGTTATATTACAGGAAAACTTAATTTAAACAGCGATTTGTATTTTAAATCTGACTTTTATAATCAAAGAGGACAATTTGATATATTAACATTTTTTACATCCGTTACAGGTGATTTGCAGGATATAGGAGACAGCTATCCGGAATATTATACAGAAAACTCAGTGTATGTTAATAATAACATTTATGGTGTTAATTTAAAAGTTGGTGCCGAATGGGATTTGCAGGCTGTAAGAAATATTTCAGTAGATGTCAATACAAATTTTGACTACTATATGCCTAAACCTTATAAACTTATTTTGCCTTCAGTTGAGGCTAGTTATAGTTCTGTTTTCGGAGATGAAACTTCATATTATTTTCCCGGTCTTAATCTCAATTATAGTTTGAGAGGCAGTTATAATCATACTATTGACTATAAAACTTCTGAAGGTATTGCTTTTTATAATAATCCTATGCTGGACGAACAGCTTAATGATAAACTTGCTGAAAGAAATAATTTAAATTTATACGGTTCTTTATCAAGAAATTTTACTAATGATTTTATTAGATTTGTTCCTAGTTTTAATATGGAGTATTCATATCAAAATAGTATTGATCCTACAGCAGAAGATTTAATTTATGATAAAGATAATACTTATTTTGGATTAGGTACTGGAATGAATTTTTCTATGTTTTTGCCGTATAGTATTTTACCATATAATTTTACGCACTATTTTGAACCTACAGTAAGATGGGATACTACTTATTCATTAAATTATAGATTTAAAGAAAAATATATAGATACTGATGCTATTGGTTCTCAGGTAGGTGAATTTGATAATCATAATTTTACTACAAAGTTTACACTAGGTGGTACTGGGTATAGCTTATTTTTTATACCAGACTTAAACCTTAATTTGGAATCTTCTATAAGAACTGGTTATGATTTTATCCCTACATACAACTCTGAAACTAGAACTTATCAGGTAGAGTTTTCTACTAACAAAATGCTTACCACTGAAGTTGGGGCTTCTGCAAGACTTTTGTATAATCAGTCTTACATATCATATGATATATCAAGAAATTTATTAGGTACTAATTTAACAGTTAATCGTATTAATTCTTATTTTCATTTTCCTATACCTCTAGGAAAGATAACAGACTGGATATTAATAAAAAATAATAAAAAACCTTTTTTTGACGGTATTATTAATGATTTCAATTTATATTTTGGATTTGCATTTACTCATGATTTTATTAATTACAGATACAATACAGCAGCATTTACTTTTGGTATAGAACTTCAAATTTTGGATCAGTGGAGATTTAGAATAGCCACTACTAGTGCTAATGAAAAAGCATACAGATATATAAAGTCATATGCAGAAAAAGAAAATGAAACTTGGGTTAATCCTTTTTGGGATATTATTAATTCATTTAATTTTTCAGATTCTCAAAAGCGTACAGAGAGTTTATTTAAATTAAAGTCGATAGAAGCAAGCATTTGGCATGAATTAGATGGCTGGCAGATTCTTGCTACATTTGCAGTAAGACCTTCAACGCTTCCTTCAGACATTACATCAGGATCTGTAAAAGGGATTTATTGGGATAAAGAGTTTTGGATTGAGTTTACTCTTACTGACTTTCCTAATGTCGGGCTTCCTAGAAAAGAATATAATCTTAACAGTACAATTACAGATTTACAGGATAGTGCAGCTGCTCAGTAG
- a CDS encoding M24 family metallopeptidase: MNINRLKRVINSMKEKNIYQFVITDRMSIYYLTNINIHSGERFLGLYINQDNEVHLINNQLFPLNNNDIDILYYSDAESAVKKLSKFVRKDKNIGIDKVMTSNFLLEMMELNIAESYLNASSCIDYVRMQKDEEEIKKMIKASEINDKSMNDIINFIKSGIKEIDVLEELKLIYKRNGADDAGFSFEPIIAFGANAANPHYSTGDTIIGDNGCLVIDMGCIYDGYCSDMTRTIFFGEPNEEAKKIYNIVKTANEMAIDKVKEGLKFSDIDNEARSYITEKGYGEYFTHRTGHCIGMDVHEYGDVSSIHHANLKEGMIFSIEPGIYCKDENIGVRIEDLILVTKDGHRSLNSFTKEMIIK; this comes from the coding sequence ATGAATATTAATAGATTAAAAAGAGTTATCAACTCTATGAAAGAAAAAAATATTTATCAGTTTGTTATAACAGACAGAATGTCAATATATTATTTAACTAATATCAATATACATTCTGGCGAGAGATTTTTAGGTCTTTATATTAATCAGGATAATGAGGTTCATCTTATCAATAATCAGCTTTTTCCATTAAATAATAATGATATAGATATTTTATATTATTCTGATGCTGAAAGTGCTGTAAAGAAATTATCAAAGTTTGTTCGTAAAGATAAAAATATAGGAATAGATAAGGTAATGACATCCAATTTTTTGCTTGAGATGATGGAGCTTAATATCGCAGAAAGTTATTTAAATGCATCAAGCTGTATAGATTATGTGAGAATGCAGAAGGACGAAGAAGAGATAAAAAAGATGATTAAAGCCTCTGAGATTAATGATAAAAGTATGAATGATATTATTAATTTTATTAAATCAGGTATTAAAGAAATTGACGTTTTAGAGGAATTAAAACTTATATATAAGAGAAATGGGGCAGATGATGCAGGTTTTTCATTTGAGCCTATTATAGCTTTTGGAGCTAATGCAGCAAATCCGCATTATTCTACTGGAGATACCATTATAGGTGATAATGGCTGTTTGGTTATAGATATGGGCTGTATATATGACGGATATTGTTCTGATATGACAAGGACTATATTTTTTGGAGAGCCTAATGAAGAAGCTAAAAAAATATATAATATAGTAAAAACTGCAAATGAAATGGCTATTGATAAAGTAAAAGAAGGATTAAAATTTTCAGATATAGATAATGAAGCACGTTCGTATATAACAGAAAAAGGATACGGAGAATATTTTACTCACAGAACTGGTCATTGTATAGGTATGGACGTTCATGAATACGGAGATGTAAGCTCCATTCATCATGCTAATCTTAAAGAAGGTATGATATTCTCTATAGAGCCGGGTATTTATTGCAAGGATGAAAATATAGGTGTTAGAATAGAGGATTTGATACTTGTAACTAAAGACGGACATAGAAGTTTAAATAGTTTTACTAAAGAAATGATTATAAAATAA
- a CDS encoding HNH endonuclease family protein, producing MARRKKKSSPILIILAIIIASIYYYYNKTNTEKSQKQTVTRYNRDDWGDWIDEDRDGLNTRHEVLARESLINPLISNNKVISGKWYDKFTGKYFTNARDLDIDHLVPLKNAYESGASNWSKEKKNEYYNYMKNENHLIAVSKEANRSKGDKSPVEWLPPNEEYQCEYVREWYKIKTDWGLTIEEGFDEVSNRVCRGK from the coding sequence ATGGCAAGAAGAAAGAAAAAATCATCACCAATATTAATAATACTCGCTATCATAATTGCATCTATCTACTACTATTATAATAAAACAAATACAGAAAAATCTCAAAAACAAACTGTAACAAGATATAATAGAGATGATTGGGGAGATTGGATTGATGAGGATAGAGACGGACTTAATACAAGACATGAAGTACTTGCAAGAGAATCGCTAATAAATCCTCTAATATCAAATAATAAAGTAATATCAGGGAAATGGTACGATAAGTTTACAGGAAAATATTTTACCAATGCTAGAGATTTGGACATAGATCATTTAGTACCTTTAAAAAATGCCTATGAAAGCGGTGCAAGTAATTGGAGCAAAGAAAAGAAAAATGAATATTATAATTATATGAAAAATGAAAATCATTTAATAGCCGTATCAAAAGAAGCAAACCGATCTAAAGGTGATAAATCTCCAGTTGAATGGCTGCCTCCCAATGAAGAATATCAATGCGAATATGTGCGTGAATGGTATAAAATAAAAACTGATTGGGGGCTTACTATAGAAGAAGGTTTTGATGAAGTTTCAAACAGAGTATGCCGAGGAAAATGA
- the tyrS gene encoding tyrosine--tRNA ligase produces MEKYTVEESIELITRGISEVIGLEEIKEKLKSGKQLTVKAGFDPTAPDIHLGHTVLLRKMRHFQLLGHKVVFLIGDFTGRIGDPSGKTKTRPRLTLEDVLKNAETYKQQVFKILDPEKTIVEFNSKWLEKMSFADVLGLTSRYTVAQMIERDDFSKRYKNGQPISIMEFLYPLAQGYDSVALECDVELGGNDQKFNLLVGRTLMKEYGLSPQAVITVPLLEGLDGVEKMSKSLGNYIGIYDSAKDMYGKAMSIPDNLISKYMELLTDIPIEDIKNYTKSMENGENPRNIKGILAKEIVKIYHGEEEANNAEEEFKRIFSSKGLPDEIDEVSINKDDNILNILSVCMPSESKSNLKRLVSQGSVSLDNEKINDINTLISKEGILKVGKRNFFKIKFS; encoded by the coding sequence ATGGAAAAATACACTGTAGAAGAATCTATAGAATTAATTACACGCGGTATAAGCGAAGTTATAGGACTTGAAGAAATAAAAGAAAAATTAAAAAGCGGAAAACAATTAACAGTAAAAGCAGGTTTTGATCCTACAGCACCGGATATACATTTAGGGCATACTGTACTTTTGAGAAAGATGAGACATTTTCAGTTATTGGGTCATAAAGTAGTATTTTTAATAGGGGATTTTACTGGAAGAATAGGAGATCCCTCAGGGAAAACTAAAACCAGACCTAGACTTACTTTAGAAGATGTATTAAAAAATGCTGAAACTTATAAACAGCAGGTTTTTAAGATTTTAGACCCGGAAAAAACTATAGTAGAGTTTAATTCTAAATGGCTTGAAAAAATGAGTTTTGCTGATGTATTAGGATTAACCTCAAGATATACAGTAGCTCAGATGATAGAAAGAGATGATTTTTCTAAGAGATATAAAAATGGTCAGCCTATAAGTATTATGGAGTTTTTGTATCCTTTAGCTCAAGGATATGACTCTGTTGCTTTGGAATGCGATGTTGAGCTTGGAGGAAATGATCAGAAATTTAATTTGCTTGTAGGAAGAACTTTGATGAAAGAGTACGGATTATCTCCTCAGGCTGTTATAACAGTTCCTTTATTAGAAGGACTTGACGGTGTAGAGAAGATGAGTAAATCTCTTGGTAATTATATTGGTATATATGACAGTGCTAAAGATATGTATGGAAAGGCTATGAGTATACCAGATAATTTGATTTCTAAATATATGGAGCTTCTTACTGATATACCTATAGAAGATATAAAAAATTATACTAAATCTATGGAAAATGGAGAGAACCCTAGAAATATTAAAGGAATATTGGCAAAAGAGATAGTAAAAATATATCATGGTGAAGAAGAAGCTAATAATGCTGAAGAGGAGTTTAAAAGGATATTTAGCTCAAAGGGGCTTCCTGATGAAATTGATGAAGTTTCAATTAATAAAGATGATAATATTTTAAATATATTGTCTGTTTGTATGCCTTCTGAGAGTAAATCAAATTTGAAAAGACTTGTTTCTCAGGGAAGCGTTAGTTTGGATAATGAAAAAATTAATGATATAAATACTTTAATTTCTAAAGAGGGCATTTTAAAAGTAGGAAAACGCAATTTCTTTAAAATTAAATTTTCTTAA